One window of Candidatus Chlorobium masyuteum genomic DNA carries:
- a CDS encoding BrnA antitoxin family protein — protein MKNGKKAIPEFRSEAEEQEFWSIHDSTEFVDWKKAGKALFPNLKPTMKTISLRLPEPMLNHLKVLANERDVPYQSLLKMFLKERLDQEFS, from the coding sequence ATGAAAAACGGGAAAAAAGCGATACCTGAATTCAGGAGTGAAGCGGAGGAGCAGGAGTTCTGGTCAATACATGATTCAACTGAATTCGTGGATTGGAAAAAGGCCGGAAAGGCACTGTTTCCGAATCTGAAGCCAACCATGAAAACCATATCACTCCGGTTGCCGGAACCGATGCTCAATCATCTCAAGGTGCTTGCCAATGAGCGCGATGTACCTTACCAGTCGCTCCTGAAGATGTTTCTCAAGGAACGTCTCGACCAGGAATTTTCGTAA
- a CDS encoding chemotaxis protein CheB, with product MKVKNAARDFPVVCVGGSAGGLDAYIRLLQNLPADLGVAIVIVNHLRTVATRLHEILPKYTTMPVELITDDLVIEPNHVFIIPEKRDLHVLDGEFRLEPISKPRGWPDVITVFLRSLTENWDGKIIAVIVSGYDGDGAAALCGIKEVGGITIAQKLDTAAQPDMPESAIETGCIDFILAPESIASEIARIARSI from the coding sequence ATGAAAGTTAAGAATGCTGCAAGGGACTTCCCCGTCGTTTGTGTTGGAGGTTCGGCTGGTGGTCTTGATGCATACATTCGGCTGCTGCAGAATCTGCCTGCTGACCTCGGAGTCGCCATCGTCATCGTCAATCACCTCAGAACTGTGGCTACCCGGTTGCACGAGATCCTCCCGAAATACACGACGATGCCCGTTGAGTTGATCACCGACGACCTGGTCATTGAGCCCAACCACGTGTTCATCATCCCGGAGAAGCGTGACCTGCATGTTCTTGATGGCGAATTCCGCCTTGAGCCGATCTCCAAGCCCCGGGGATGGCCTGACGTGATCACGGTCTTCCTGCGTTCCCTCACGGAGAACTGGGACGGGAAGATCATCGCCGTCATCGTCTCCGGTTATGACGGCGACGGGGCGGCAGCGCTTTGCGGCATCAAGGAAGTTGGCGGCATCACCATTGCCCAGAAGCTTGACACTGCGGCACAGCCAGACATGCCCGAAAGCGCAATAGAGACCGGTTGCATCGACTTCATCCTTGCACCTGAGAGTATCGCCAGTGAAATCGCCAGAATCGCACGATCGATTTAG
- a CDS encoding BrnT family toxin yields the protein MTIFEGISGFQWDKGNSTKNWEKHRVSMSECEEIFFNQPLVVADDQKHSGLEKRFFALGKTERGKPLFLVFTVRKDQIRVISARSMNKNEQDIYEKREKSDT from the coding sequence ATGACCATTTTTGAAGGTATCTCTGGATTTCAGTGGGACAAGGGAAATTCGACCAAGAACTGGGAGAAACACCGGGTATCAATGTCTGAATGTGAAGAGATTTTTTTTAATCAGCCTTTGGTCGTGGCTGATGATCAAAAACATTCTGGATTGGAAAAACGTTTTTTTGCATTGGGTAAAACGGAGAGAGGAAAACCTCTTTTTCTGGTTTTTACTGTGCGTAAAGATCAGATAAGAGTTATTTCGGCACGCAGTATGAACAAAAATGAGCAGGATATTTATGAAAAACGGGAAAAAAGCGATACCTGA